A genomic stretch from Empedobacter stercoris includes:
- a CDS encoding SGNH/GDSL hydrolase family protein, with protein sequence MKHLNKIVLVALAATMFSCDQDFEHPIEDIQVTAGEANFSKYIALGNSLTSGYRDNALYRSGQENSYPNMLAGLMKAAGGGEFKIPYMPNDTGGFTNLPGFSGKLTLQIVNGALTPVPTAPGAALDILADKGTYQNMGVPGAKSYHLVAPGYGNPAGLQTDPVTANPYFVRFASGATTSVVADAVAQKPTFFSYWIGNNDVLGYATSGGVGVDHNETNNVDPRTYGGSDISNVNVVKSTINDGLKALTAAGAKGVIANIPSVTSIPYFTTVPYAPLSPANASFAPMIDELNATYAGLNQVFDAVGASDRKISFSKTAASPVVIKDKDLADLSATITAALTPKIGAAKATLFGMIYGQARQATAKDLLVLTSSSVIGKVDTNRVGELMKLGLTQEEAGKLSVVGVSYPMADNYVLTAKETAKAEAAVVKYNAAIAELATAYNLALVDAYSEMKKLSSQSGIKYYGQTYTTTFVSGGAFSLDGVHLTGTGYAIVANMFADAINKKYHSTLRHVYPGNYPGIEIP encoded by the coding sequence ATGAAACATTTAAATAAAATAGTTTTAGTTGCTTTAGCTGCTACAATGTTTAGTTGTGATCAAGACTTTGAGCATCCAATCGAGGATATTCAAGTTACAGCAGGTGAAGCTAACTTTTCAAAATATATTGCTTTAGGAAACTCGTTGACTTCTGGTTATAGAGATAATGCATTATACAGATCAGGACAAGAAAACTCTTATCCAAATATGTTAGCTGGATTAATGAAAGCTGCAGGAGGAGGGGAGTTCAAAATTCCTTATATGCCAAATGACACAGGAGGTTTTACAAATTTACCAGGTTTTTCGGGTAAGTTGACTTTGCAAATTGTAAATGGAGCTTTAACACCAGTTCCTACTGCACCAGGAGCAGCGTTAGATATTTTAGCTGATAAAGGGACTTACCAAAACATGGGAGTTCCAGGAGCAAAATCTTATCATTTGGTTGCACCAGGTTATGGAAACCCAGCAGGATTACAAACTGATCCTGTAACAGCAAATCCGTATTTTGTGCGTTTTGCAAGTGGCGCTACAACTTCCGTTGTTGCTGATGCTGTTGCGCAAAAGCCTACATTTTTCTCATATTGGATTGGAAATAATGATGTATTAGGTTATGCAACATCTGGAGGAGTTGGAGTAGATCATAATGAAACAAATAATGTTGATCCAAGAACGTATGGAGGTTCTGATATCTCTAATGTAAATGTTGTAAAATCTACAATTAATGATGGATTGAAAGCTTTAACTGCTGCAGGAGCAAAAGGAGTAATTGCAAATATTCCTTCTGTTACATCTATTCCATATTTTACAACGGTTCCATACGCGCCATTATCACCAGCAAATGCAAGTTTTGCACCAATGATTGATGAGTTAAATGCTACTTATGCAGGATTAAATCAAGTATTTGATGCAGTTGGAGCTTCTGATAGAAAAATTTCATTTTCTAAAACTGCTGCAAGTCCTGTAGTAATTAAAGATAAAGATTTAGCAGATTTATCAGCAACTATTACTGCAGCTTTAACACCAAAAATTGGAGCTGCTAAGGCTACATTATTCGGAATGATTTATGGTCAAGCTCGTCAAGCAACAGCGAAAGATTTATTGGTTTTAACTTCTTCTTCTGTAATTGGAAAAGTAGATACTAATAGAGTTGGAGAATTAATGAAATTAGGATTAACTCAAGAAGAAGCTGGTAAATTATCGGTAGTTGGTGTTAGTTATCCAATGGCAGATAATTATGTATTAACAGCAAAAGAAACAGCAAAAGCAGAAGCGGCTGTGGTTAAATACAATGCAGCAATTGCTGAATTAGCAACAGCTTATAATTTAGCTTTAGTGGATGCATATTCTGAAATGAAGAAATTAAGTTCTCAATCGGGAATTAAATACTATGGACAAACATATACAACAACGTTCGTTTCAGGTGGAGCGTTCTCATTAGACGGAGTTCACTTAACAGGAACTGGATATGCCATTGTAGCAAATATGTTTGCGGATGCAATTAACAAAAAATATCATTCTACTTTAAGACACGTTTATCCAGGAAATTATCCAGGTATAGAAATTCCTTAA
- the fbp gene encoding class 1 fructose-bisphosphatase has product MNTNSHQTLGEFIIENQADFIYSSGELSRLLSSIKLATKVVNYKVNKAGLVNILGEFGNENVQGEKQQKLDVFANETFIDTLSQREVVCGIASEENEDFIAIQPSKNSKNSKYVVLIDPLDGSSNIDVNVSVGTIFSIYHRVTEPGTPVTKADFLQPGNKQVAAGYVIYGTSTMLVYTTGNGVNGFTLNPGIGTFYLSHPNMCIPEDGNIYSVNEGNYVKFPQGVKNYIKYCQADEEDRPYTSRYIGSLCSDFHRNMLKGGIYIYPSGTNNPNGKLRLLYECNPMAFIAEQAGGKATDGFNRIMDIVPTELHQRIPFFCGSKNMVDKAEEFLREAESN; this is encoded by the coding sequence ATGAACACAAATTCTCATCAAACTCTTGGAGAGTTTATCATAGAAAATCAAGCAGATTTTATTTACTCATCTGGAGAACTATCTAGATTATTGAGTTCGATTAAATTAGCAACAAAAGTTGTTAATTACAAAGTAAACAAAGCAGGATTAGTTAACATTTTAGGAGAATTCGGAAACGAAAATGTACAAGGTGAAAAACAGCAAAAATTAGATGTTTTTGCGAATGAAACTTTCATTGACACTTTATCACAACGTGAAGTTGTTTGTGGAATCGCCTCAGAAGAAAATGAAGATTTCATCGCTATTCAACCTTCTAAAAATTCAAAAAATAGCAAATATGTTGTTTTAATTGATCCCTTAGATGGTTCTTCTAATATTGATGTAAACGTTTCTGTTGGTACAATTTTCTCTATCTATCATCGTGTTACAGAACCAGGAACTCCTGTAACAAAAGCAGATTTTTTACAACCAGGAAATAAACAAGTTGCAGCTGGATATGTGATTTACGGAACATCGACTATGTTGGTTTACACAACTGGAAATGGGGTGAATGGATTTACATTGAATCCAGGAATTGGAACGTTCTATTTATCACATCCTAATATGTGTATTCCAGAAGATGGTAATATTTATTCGGTAAATGAAGGTAATTATGTGAAATTCCCTCAAGGTGTTAAGAACTACATCAAATATTGTCAGGCTGATGAAGAAGATCGTCCATACACTTCTCGTTACATTGGTTCATTATGTTCAGATTTTCACCGTAACATGTTGAAAGGTGGAATTTACATCTATCCTTCTGGAACAAATAACCCAAATGGTAAATTGCGTTTATTATATGAATGTAATCCGATGGCTTTTATTGCAGAACAAGCTGGTGGTAAAGCTACTGATGGGTTTAATCGTATTATGGACATCGTCCCAACTGAATTGCATCAACGTATTCCTTTCTTTTGTGGATCTAAAAATATGGTTGATAAAGCAGAAGAGTTTTTGCGTGAAGCAGAATCTAACTAA
- a CDS encoding aspartate kinase: MKVFKFGGASVKDAAGVRNVADLLQSVGYENTCIIVSAMGKTTNALEEVVKRYFEKDDFEKTINDVKKQHIDLAIELFDNADEVSNEISQFFDDIVSFLRRNKSPNYSYVYDQIVCCGELISTKIISMYLNSIKIKNDWLDVRDYIKTDHTYREGKVNWALTEDSISKLPQSGLFITQGFLGSDPNYFTTTLGREGSDYSAAIFAYCLNAESMTIWKDVPGVLNADPRYFEHAELLHHISYEEAIELAYYGASVIHPKTLQPLQQKEIPFFVKSFINPTEAGTEVAKGQPLDPKVPCFILKREQNLVRLSSKDFSFITEDKLSGIFNKLYDYQIKVNLMQNSAISLSLCLEDKYNNLDQFVADMNEAFKVQVENDVLLYTIRHFDADSDKVVSKEKELLRQTVRETLQIVVKA, translated from the coding sequence ATGAAAGTTTTCAAATTCGGTGGTGCTTCCGTAAAAGATGCAGCCGGCGTTAGAAATGTTGCAGATTTATTGCAATCAGTTGGTTACGAAAATACATGTATAATTGTTTCTGCAATGGGCAAGACGACAAATGCATTAGAGGAAGTAGTCAAACGCTATTTTGAAAAGGATGATTTCGAAAAAACAATTAATGATGTAAAAAAACAACATATTGATTTAGCAATAGAATTGTTTGATAATGCGGATGAGGTTTCGAATGAAATATCTCAATTTTTTGATGATATCGTTTCGTTTTTAAGACGAAACAAATCTCCAAATTACAGCTATGTTTATGATCAAATTGTATGCTGTGGAGAGTTAATTTCGACAAAAATTATCAGTATGTATCTTAATTCAATTAAAATTAAGAACGATTGGTTAGATGTTCGAGATTATATCAAAACAGATCACACTTACCGCGAAGGAAAAGTAAACTGGGCGTTGACAGAGGATAGTATTTCTAAATTACCACAATCAGGTTTATTCATTACACAAGGTTTCTTAGGTTCAGATCCTAACTATTTTACAACGACATTGGGAAGAGAAGGTTCAGATTATTCTGCTGCAATTTTTGCATATTGTTTAAATGCTGAAAGCATGACGATTTGGAAAGATGTTCCAGGTGTTTTGAATGCTGATCCACGTTATTTTGAGCATGCAGAATTATTGCATCATATTTCGTACGAAGAAGCAATTGAGTTGGCTTATTATGGCGCTTCGGTTATTCATCCTAAAACATTGCAACCGCTTCAACAAAAAGAAATTCCATTCTTTGTTAAATCATTTATCAATCCAACAGAAGCAGGAACAGAAGTAGCAAAAGGTCAACCATTAGATCCAAAAGTACCATGTTTTATCCTAAAAAGAGAACAAAATTTGGTGCGTTTATCAAGTAAAGATTTCTCGTTTATTACAGAAGATAAATTGAGTGGGATTTTCAATAAACTATATGATTATCAAATCAAAGTAAATTTGATGCAAAATTCAGCAATTTCATTATCTTTATGTTTAGAGGATAAATACAACAACTTAGATCAGTTTGTTGCAGATATGAACGAAGCGTTTAAAGTACAAGTAGAAAACGATGTTTTATTGTACACAATTCGTCATTTCGATGCAGATTCTGATAAAGTTGTATCAAAAGAAAAAGAGTTATTACGTCAAACAGTGCGTGAAACATTACAAATAGTTGTCAAGGCTTAA
- a CDS encoding lysophospholipid acyltransferase family protein: protein MSLISTEDIISASGLSKIGILGKPVAWALKKVFNIDGINDLYNIGKHLQCEPFLDYLIDDLGVDYEIHEEDLKRIPKEGPFIIISNHPLGALDGIILMHFMSKVRPDFKIMGNFLLQKIKPLEPMIIPVNPFETRKEVYSSLTGMRDALKLLRNGGCLGIFPAGEVSYRDDESRVIDREWQESAMKLIKKSKVPVVPMFFRARNSNVFYRVAKLHPDFQTAMLPSEMMKKRTRPIQIRIGKPILQKQQDEHNTIEDYSAFLRKKTYMLSSYYKQKRSLSEVLKNPSNIDLKIPNLPSLSSSNRKVKDVVAETDLKLLLQDIEALRKDEEALLFTNNNYECFFSTAKQIPNILREIGRLREITFRAIGEGTNDEIDLDRFDNHYHHLFLWDKESNKIVGAYRMAIGSEVYEKYGINGFYIHELFNFEPEIHPFFKKCIEMGRAFVSAEYQQKPMPLFLLWRGIVHVTLRNPNQKFIIGGVSISNQFSDFSKSLMIEFMKSHYYDSTVAQYVKAKNEYKVKLKEEDKEFIFDESEADLNKFDKLIDELEPNMLRLPVLIKKYIKQNAKVIAFNVDPKFNDAIDGLMYIRVSDIPESTVRPVLEDIQAELDRKIESEKFDGSII, encoded by the coding sequence ATGAGTTTAATTTCAACAGAAGATATTATTTCAGCATCAGGTCTTTCTAAAATAGGAATTTTAGGTAAACCTGTTGCTTGGGCATTGAAAAAAGTTTTTAATATTGATGGAATCAATGATTTATACAATATAGGAAAACACTTGCAATGCGAACCTTTTTTGGATTATTTAATAGATGATCTTGGAGTGGATTACGAAATTCATGAAGAAGATTTAAAACGAATTCCAAAAGAAGGCCCTTTTATTATTATTTCTAATCATCCTCTTGGTGCATTGGACGGAATTATTTTGATGCATTTTATGTCAAAAGTTCGTCCTGATTTCAAGATTATGGGGAATTTTTTACTGCAAAAAATTAAACCATTAGAACCGATGATTATACCAGTCAATCCTTTCGAAACACGTAAAGAAGTATACAGTAGCCTTACGGGGATGCGCGATGCATTAAAGTTGTTACGCAACGGAGGTTGTTTAGGAATTTTCCCTGCTGGAGAAGTTTCTTATCGTGATGATGAAAGTAGAGTGATTGATAGAGAATGGCAAGAATCAGCAATGAAGTTGATTAAAAAGTCAAAAGTTCCTGTTGTTCCAATGTTTTTTAGAGCAAGAAATAGCAATGTCTTCTACCGCGTAGCAAAGTTACATCCAGATTTTCAAACAGCTATGCTGCCATCAGAAATGATGAAAAAAAGAACACGACCAATTCAAATTCGAATAGGAAAACCTATTTTACAAAAGCAACAAGACGAACACAACACAATAGAAGATTATTCGGCTTTTTTAAGAAAGAAAACCTATATGCTTTCATCGTATTATAAACAAAAAAGAAGTTTATCAGAAGTACTGAAAAATCCAAGTAATATTGATTTGAAAATTCCGAATTTACCAAGCTTATCATCTTCAAATAGAAAGGTTAAGGATGTTGTTGCTGAAACGGATTTAAAGTTACTTTTACAAGATATTGAAGCGTTGCGAAAAGATGAAGAAGCATTATTGTTTACAAATAATAATTACGAATGTTTTTTTTCTACAGCGAAGCAAATTCCTAATATTTTAAGAGAAATTGGACGTTTACGCGAAATTACATTTCGTGCAATAGGAGAAGGAACAAATGATGAAATAGATTTAGACCGTTTTGATAATCATTACCATCATTTATTTCTATGGGATAAAGAATCTAATAAAATTGTTGGTGCCTATCGTATGGCAATTGGTTCGGAAGTGTACGAAAAATATGGAATTAATGGTTTTTATATTCACGAGTTATTTAATTTTGAACCAGAAATTCATCCGTTCTTTAAGAAATGTATTGAAATGGGACGTGCCTTTGTTTCTGCTGAATATCAGCAAAAACCAATGCCATTGTTCTTATTATGGAGAGGAATAGTACATGTTACATTAAGAAATCCAAATCAAAAATTTATTATTGGAGGCGTAAGTATTAGTAATCAATTTTCTGATTTTTCGAAATCATTGATGATTGAATTTATGAAATCTCATTACTATGATTCGACTGTAGCACAATATGTAAAAGCTAAAAATGAATACAAGGTTAAATTAAAAGAAGAAGATAAAGAATTTATTTTTGATGAATCTGAAGCAGATTTGAATAAGTTTGATAAATTAATTGATGAACTTGAGCCAAATATGTTACGATTACCAGTCTTGATTAAGAAATACATCAAACAAAATGCGAAAGTAATTGCATTTAACGTTGATCCTAAGTTTAATGATGCAATAGATGGATTGATGTATATTCGAGTTTCTGATATTCCTGAATCTACTGTTCGCCCAGTATTAGAAGATATTCAAGCAGAATTAGATCGCAAAATAGAATCCGAAAAATTTGATGGATCAATTATTTAA
- the argH gene encoding argininosuccinate lyase, whose protein sequence is MKLWDKGFTINDKIEKFTVGKDRELDAHLAKYDALASKAQANMLAKTGLITNEENDALQLALDEILTLIAANNFEIDENYEDIHSKIEAFLIEKTGDAGKKIHVARSRNDQVLVAIQLFEKEYLKQTTEKIVHLIEIFLQKADEFKNHQLPGYTHFQAAMPSSFGMWFSAYAESLLTDLYFFEAAFKISDQNPLGSGAGFGTSFPIDRLQTTQELGFSEILVSSVGAQMLRGKTEKSVASALAMICGTLSKMSYDLVLYNSQDLAFVKLPNEMTTGSSIMPHKKNPDVFELTRAHCNRIQALPNDIMMTINNLPSGYHRDYQILKEILFEPMMQFDNIIDILTFAIPQLQIKDNYMNQEKYDPIYTVENINEAIKNGTPFRDAYKEVGLSVENGTYIPHKEFKTTHIGSIHNLRLDLISNKVEKFKLEAQVMK, encoded by the coding sequence ATGAAACTTTGGGATAAAGGTTTTACCATTAATGATAAAATCGAAAAATTTACTGTCGGAAAAGACAGAGAATTAGATGCTCATCTTGCAAAATATGATGCGTTAGCATCAAAAGCACAAGCGAACATGCTCGCAAAAACAGGTTTGATAACAAACGAAGAAAACGATGCATTACAACTTGCTTTGGATGAGATTTTGACATTAATTGCTGCGAACAATTTCGAAATAGACGAAAATTACGAAGATATACATTCAAAAATTGAGGCTTTTTTAATTGAGAAAACCGGTGATGCTGGAAAAAAAATTCACGTTGCACGTTCTCGAAACGATCAAGTTTTGGTTGCAATTCAACTTTTTGAAAAAGAATATCTAAAACAGACAACTGAAAAAATTGTCCATTTAATTGAAATCTTTTTACAAAAAGCAGACGAATTTAAAAATCATCAATTACCAGGATATACGCATTTTCAGGCTGCTATGCCAAGTAGTTTCGGAATGTGGTTTTCTGCTTATGCAGAAAGTTTATTGACCGATTTATACTTTTTTGAAGCTGCATTTAAAATTTCTGACCAAAATCCATTAGGTTCTGGAGCTGGTTTTGGAACAAGTTTTCCAATTGATCGTTTGCAAACAACACAAGAATTAGGTTTTTCAGAGATTTTAGTTTCATCTGTCGGAGCTCAAATGCTTCGTGGAAAAACAGAAAAATCTGTTGCATCTGCTTTGGCGATGATTTGTGGCACATTGTCGAAAATGTCTTATGATTTGGTTCTATACAATTCGCAAGATTTAGCTTTCGTTAAATTACCAAATGAGATGACAACTGGCTCATCGATTATGCCACATAAGAAAAACCCAGATGTTTTTGAATTAACTCGTGCACATTGTAATAGAATTCAGGCATTGCCAAATGACATTATGATGACGATCAATAATTTACCAAGTGGTTATCATCGTGATTATCAGATTTTGAAAGAAATCTTATTTGAACCAATGATGCAATTTGATAACATTATTGACATCTTAACTTTTGCAATTCCTCAACTTCAGATTAAAGACAACTATATGAATCAGGAAAAATATGATCCGATTTATACCGTGGAAAATATTAACGAAGCCATTAAAAATGGAACACCTTTCCGCGATGCTTACAAAGAAGTTGGATTATCTGTAGAAAATGGAACGTATATTCCGCACAAAGAATTTAAAACAACACATATCGGAAGTATTCATAATTTGAGATTAGATTTGATTTCGAATAAAGTTGAAAAATTCAAATTAGAAGCCCAAGTAATGAAATAA
- a CDS encoding bifunctional aconitate hydratase 2/2-methylisocitrate dehydratase, with amino-acid sequence MSLYQEYLNEIEERKGQGLHPKPIDGAELLSEIINQIKDVNSEYREDSVKFFIYNTLPGTTSAAGVKAKFLKEIILGEATVAEITPTFAFELLSHMKGGPSIEVLLDLALGNDEEIAKQAAEVLKTQVFLYDADTARLADAYNAGNAIAAAILESYAKAEFFTKLPAVAEEIKVVTFIAAEGDISTDLLSPGNQAHSRSDRELHGQCMITPAAQAEIKALQAQHPDASVMLIAEKGTMGVGSSRMSGVNNVALWTGKQASPYVPFVNIAPIVAGTNGISPIFLTTVDVTGGIGIDLKNWKKQVDANGDVVRNEAGDPVLEEVYSVATGTVLTINTKTKKLYNGDQELIDISRSLTPQKMEFIKAGGSYAIVFGKKIQTFAAQTLGIEAPVVFAPSKEISNEGQGLTAVEKIFNKNAVGVTPGKVLHAGSDVRVKVNIVGSQDTTGLMTAQELESMAATVIAPTVDGAYQSGCHTASVWDKKAQANIPKLMKFMNDFGVITARDPKGVYHSMTDVIHKVLNDITVDEWAIIIGGDSHTRMSKGVAFGADSGTVALALATGEAAMPIPESVKVTFKGEMKQHMDFRDVVHATQAQMLKQFDGENVFQGRIIEVHIGTLLADQAFTFTDWTAEMKAKASICISQDDTLIQSLEIAKSRIQIMIEKGMDNKNQVLQGLIDKANKRIEEIKTGVKPALTPDANAKYYAEVVIDLDIIEEPMIADPDVNNADVSKRYTHDTIRDLTYYGGDKHVDLGFVGSCMVHKDDLKIVSQMLRNVEKANGKVEFKAPLVVAAPTYNIIDELKAEGDWEMLQKYSGFEFSDLLPKSEARTEYENIMYLERPGCNLCMGNQEKAEKGDTVMATSTRLFQGRVVEDRDGKKGESLLASTPVVVLSAILGRIPSIEEYKAAVEGINLTKFKPISMN; translated from the coding sequence ATGAGTCTTTACCAAGAGTATCTTAACGAGATTGAAGAAAGAAAAGGTCAAGGTTTACATCCAAAACCAATTGATGGTGCAGAATTACTAAGTGAAATCATTAATCAAATTAAAGATGTTAACAGCGAATACCGAGAGGATTCTGTTAAATTCTTTATCTATAACACGTTGCCAGGTACAACTTCTGCTGCAGGTGTAAAAGCAAAATTTTTAAAAGAGATTATTTTAGGAGAAGCAACTGTTGCTGAAATTACACCAACATTTGCATTCGAATTGTTATCTCACATGAAAGGAGGTCCTTCAATTGAAGTTCTTTTAGATTTAGCTTTAGGAAATGATGAAGAAATTGCAAAACAAGCGGCGGAAGTTCTTAAAACACAAGTTTTCTTATATGATGCAGATACAGCTCGTTTAGCTGATGCTTACAATGCAGGAAATGCAATCGCGGCAGCTATTTTAGAAAGTTATGCAAAAGCAGAATTCTTCACAAAATTACCAGCTGTTGCAGAAGAAATAAAAGTCGTTACATTTATTGCTGCTGAAGGGGATATTTCTACGGATTTATTATCTCCAGGTAACCAAGCGCACTCACGTTCAGATAGAGAATTGCACGGACAATGTATGATTACGCCTGCTGCTCAAGCTGAAATTAAAGCGTTACAAGCGCAACATCCTGATGCTTCTGTGATGTTAATCGCAGAAAAAGGAACAATGGGAGTTGGTTCTTCTCGTATGTCAGGGGTTAACAATGTGGCTTTATGGACAGGAAAACAAGCCTCGCCTTACGTTCCTTTCGTGAACATTGCGCCAATTGTTGCAGGTACAAACGGTATTTCTCCAATTTTCTTAACTACGGTTGATGTAACAGGAGGTATCGGAATCGATTTGAAAAACTGGAAAAAACAAGTTGATGCAAACGGTGATGTAGTTCGTAACGAAGCAGGTGATCCTGTTTTAGAAGAAGTTTATTCAGTTGCTACAGGTACTGTTTTAACCATTAATACAAAAACTAAAAAATTATATAACGGAGACCAAGAGTTAATTGATATTTCAAGATCATTGACGCCTCAAAAAATGGAGTTTATCAAAGCGGGAGGTTCTTACGCCATCGTTTTTGGTAAAAAAATCCAAACATTTGCTGCTCAAACTTTAGGTATCGAAGCTCCTGTAGTTTTTGCTCCTTCAAAAGAGATTTCAAATGAAGGTCAAGGTTTGACAGCTGTAGAAAAAATCTTCAACAAAAACGCAGTAGGTGTAACTCCAGGAAAAGTATTACACGCTGGATCTGACGTTCGTGTTAAAGTAAACATCGTAGGTTCTCAAGATACTACAGGTTTGATGACAGCGCAAGAGTTGGAATCAATGGCAGCAACAGTAATCGCTCCAACTGTAGATGGTGCTTACCAATCAGGATGTCACACTGCATCAGTATGGGACAAAAAAGCGCAAGCTAACATCCCTAAATTGATGAAGTTCATGAACGACTTCGGGGTAATTACAGCACGTGACCCGAAAGGAGTTTACCACTCAATGACAGACGTTATCCACAAAGTATTGAACGACATTACTGTGGACGAATGGGCTATCATCATCGGTGGTGACTCGCACACACGTATGTCTAAAGGAGTTGCTTTTGGTGCCGATTCTGGAACTGTAGCATTAGCTTTGGCAACTGGTGAGGCTGCAATGCCAATTCCAGAGTCTGTAAAAGTGACTTTCAAAGGAGAAATGAAACAACACATGGATTTCCGTGATGTGGTTCATGCTACGCAAGCGCAAATGTTGAAACAATTTGACGGTGAAAATGTATTCCAAGGTCGTATCATTGAGGTACATATCGGTACATTATTAGCAGATCAAGCGTTTACATTTACAGACTGGACTGCAGAAATGAAAGCGAAAGCATCTATCTGTATTTCTCAAGATGATACATTAATCCAATCGTTAGAAATTGCAAAATCTCGTATCCAAATCATGATCGAGAAAGGAATGGATAACAAAAACCAAGTGTTACAAGGATTAATCGATAAAGCTAACAAACGTATCGAAGAAATTAAAACAGGTGTTAAACCTGCTTTAACGCCAGATGCAAATGCAAAATATTACGCGGAAGTAGTAATTGACTTAGATATTATCGAAGAGCCAATGATTGCCGATCCAGACGTAAATAATGCGGATGTTTCTAAACGTTATACACACGATACAATCCGTGACTTAACTTACTATGGTGGTGATAAACACGTAGATTTAGGTTTCGTAGGTTCTTGTATGGTGCATAAAGACGATTTAAAAATAGTTTCTCAAATGTTACGTAATGTAGAGAAAGCGAATGGTAAAGTTGAGTTCAAAGCTCCTTTAGTTGTTGCAGCGCCTACTTACAACATCATCGATGAATTAAAAGCAGAAGGTGATTGGGAAATGTTACAAAAATACTCAGGATTTGAGTTTAGCGACTTGTTACCTAAGTCAGAAGCACGTACAGAGTATGAAAACATTATGTACTTAGAGCGTCCTGGTTGTAACTTATGTATGGGTAACCAAGAAAAAGCGGAAAAAGGAGATACAGTAATGGCTACATCTACACGTTTATTCCAAGGTCGTGTGGTTGAGGATCGTGATGGTAAAAAAGGAGAATCTTTATTAGCATCTACACCAGTAGTTGTTTTATCAGCAATTTTAGGACGTATTCCTTCTATCGAAGAGTACAAAGCTGCTGTTGAAGGAATCAACTTAACAAAGTTTAAACCAATTTCTATGAACTAA